A single window of Lytechinus variegatus isolate NC3 chromosome 8, Lvar_3.0, whole genome shotgun sequence DNA harbors:
- the LOC121420691 gene encoding lengsin-like — protein sequence MELIKKRLEENGITSVRFEQSDMYGIPHCRAIPTRHFEKMATRGINISMGYMAYDPRGRIAPNSGYGEEIHYSDCLAFPDLDTFQILPWCTKTARVLIEGVHEGEKVPVYPRVVARKQLERLEKHGLSLWSAHEHEFFVVKEGTMESLHGYTNSTAVIPMAAYEPFFQQILNDLPPAGVDIECYGVEADMGQLEITYRPEFGIKAADTAHTYKIGIKEIAQKQGLVASFMTKPFPERSSCSAHYCHSLWDVAGKVPMLYDAGSPTGLSEVGQHWVAGLMAHARAIAVLMAPTTNCLKRFKRYSVAPWNATWGPDNRTCAFRVKTNGGSGTYIENRLGASGCSPYISMAATIAAGLDGVINKLPLPEGIDGPGDAYKDEHIPPGTQKLPDNMEEAIEALLADAAITDALGPEFIKCFVASKRHDMKLEKEAISKGTVEEWERDYFFHIM from the coding sequence ATGGAACTTATCAAGAAGCGTCTTGAGGAGAATGGCATCACTTCGGTGCGTTTTGAGCAATCCGATATGTACGGGATCCCACACTGCAGAGCTATTCCAACAAGGCATTTTGAGAAGATGGCAACTAGAGGAATAAACATCTCTATGGGTTACATGGCTTATGATCCAAGGGGGCGTATCGCCCCGAATAGTGGGTATGGCGAGGAAATTCACTACTCTGATTGTCTGGCTTTTCCAGATCTGGATACCTTTCAGATATTGCCTTGGTGTACGAAGACAGCAAGGGTCTTGATCGAAGGTGTCCATGAAGGGGAGAAGGTACCTGTCTATCCAAGGGTTGTAGCCAGGAAGCAGTTAGAAAGGTTGGAGAAACACGGGCTGTCGCTTTGGTCGGCTCACGAACACGAGTTCTTTGTAGTCAAAGAAGGCACCATGGAATCTTTACACGGATATACAAATTCCACAGCAGTCATTCCAATGGCAGCTTACGAACCATTCTTCCAGCAGATACTCAATGACCTGCCTCCGGCTGGTGTCGATATTGAGTGCTACGGGGTTGAAGCTGATATGGGACAACTGGAAATCACCTACCGCCCGGAGTTCGGGATCAAGGCTGCAGACACTGCTCACACCTACAAGATTGGTATCAAAGAAATTGCTCAGAAGCAAGGATTGGTGGCATCATTTATGACGAAGCCTTTTCCGGAAAGATCTAGCTGTTCGGCTCACTACTGTCATTCCCTCTGGGACGTAGCTGGGAAGGTGCCAATGCTTTACGATGCTGGAAGCCCGACTGGATTATCGGAGGTTGGCCAACACTGGGTGGCAGGACTCATGGCTCACGCCAGAGCAATAGCTGTGTTGATGGCACCAACGACCAATTGCCTCAAGAGATTCAAACGCTATTCAGTCGCACCCTGGAACGCCACATGGGGTCCGGATAACAGAACCTGCGCCTTTCGCGTTAAAACGAATGGTGGGAGTGGCACATACATCGAAAACCGGCTGGGAGCAAGTGGTTGTAGTCCTTACATTAGCATGGCTGCAACAATTGCTGCTGGATTAGATGGAGTCATCAATAAACTTCCACTTCCAGAAGGGATCGACGGACCAGGTGATGCATACAAGGATGAACATATTCCACCCGGGACACAGAAACTCCCAGACAACATGGAAGAAGCAATTGAAGCCTTGCTGGCCGATGCTGCGATAACAGATGCCCTTGGACCAGAATTCATCAAGTGTTTTGTTGCTTCTAAAAGGCACGATATGAAACTTGAAAAGGAAGCAATATCAAAGGGAACTGTTGAGGAATGGGAAAGGGATTATTTCTTTCACATCATGTAA